Genomic segment of Deltaproteobacteria bacterium:
AAGCAGCCATGGAAATAGACAACCCTCGTTCGGTCAAGGGCGGAGCAATATCTTGCGCGTGCGGGGCTGCGCAGCACATTGCAAAGCAGCGATGCCCTCCCTCAATGGATAGATCGCATCGATCAGCGGCGTCACCGAAACCTGGCGCCCAGCCAAAGCAGCGAGCGCAGCGCCGAACGGCCCGCAGCGCGAGCCGATGACGTTGATCTCGTTGATCACGATGGCCGCCAGCAAAACTTGGTGCGCGCCGGCGATGGTGCTCTTGAGAATCAAAGTGCCGCGCGGCCGCACGGCGCCGAGGGCCATTTCGAGTCCGGCCGCCGAACCGGTCGCTTCGACGACAATGTCGAACAAACGCGGCTGCCATTCACTCAGTTGAACGGTGCGAACGCCGGCTTTTTTAATCAACCCGAGCTTGTCGGCATGTTTTCCCAACACGGTGATTTTCGCTCCGGTCGTTCGCAAAACTTGCGCGCACAAGTTGCCGAGTTTGCCATCGCCGAGCACCAGCACCTCGTCGCCGGGATCGATTTGGATTTGCGTGAGGATCTCGAATGCCGCTGCTAGCGGCTCGGTAAATACCGCTTCTTCGTCGCAGAGGGCGTCAGGAACAAGATGAAGATTTGCGACGGGCACGGCGACATATTCGGCGAAGGCGCCATCGGCGTCGAGAATGCCCATCACGCTTCGGTTGGCGCAATGGCGGCGCAAATCGCGCCGGCAGTTGTCACAAGCGCCGCAACCGAAATTGATTTCGCCCACAACGCGCTTGCCAATGAGTTCGCGAGGGCCTTCATGCACGGTGCCAACAAATTCATGCCCCGGCACACCGGTGAAGCCCATGTAGCCTTTGAGGATTTGTAAGTCGGTGGAGCAAATGCCGGCGAGATGAACCTTGACCAGCGCCATCGATGACGCATCGGTCGGAGGGCGACCGCCGGTCGCCCCAACAGCCGGAGCTTTGGGCGTCCGATAGGCGGGATCGAAGCGTAACTGATGGCCGTCCCAGTGAAGTGCTTGCATGGTTTTGTCTGTCGAAGAATAAAGTTTTTAACTACGAAAAACACGATGCACACGAAAACAAATCCGGATTCCCCTTTCGTGAATTTCGTGCTTTTCGTGGTTAATTCTTCATCCGTCAATCGCTGCGGCTTGCGGCTTCGGCGCACTCAGCTGCGCAGCGGCCGCGCCCATTTTGTTTGCGGCCGCTCGACCAGTTCGCCGTCGACGTAAATATCGCAGCCCTGCTCGTGAAAGAAACTCAGCAGTCCTTTGATCTTTGGACACTCGGGAATGGTTTCCAGATAACCCCAAACCAGATCGTTGAACGTTTCGTTGCCAAGCCTAACCGACCAATAAGATGCCGGCCCTTTGTACGGGCAGCGCGAAGTTGTCGCGCTGGCGACGAGCAATTCCATGCGCACATCTTCCTGTGGGATGTAGTAGCGCACCGGATGATTGGTTTCGAAAACCAAATACGGCCGGCGCGTTTCCGCCACCGTCTGTCCGTCGATGACGACCCGCACGTGTCGCGAACTCGGCAGCGCATCGACGCGCTTGTAGGGATCGCGCGCGTGTTTATAGAGTTCTTCTTCCTCTTCCATCCACTTGTCCATCTTCGGCCATTCGAAGGCGAAATGGTCGGTGATCGCGCGCGCCGCGGGAGATGGATTGGTATAACTCCAAACCGCCTTCTCAGCCAACTTGCCGCCGGCGCCGATCGACCAATAGGACGCCGCACCTTTGATCGGACAATCGGATCTCTGCCCGCTCGCGATGAACAGATCGGCGCGGACATCTTCTCGCGGAAAATAATAAGCCGGCAACACTTCGGCCTCGCGCACCAACTTAGCGCGCTTGCTGCTGGCGATCACCTCGCCGCCAAAATATACCCGCACATTGCGCGGACTCTGCGAGATATGCAGCCAATGGCCAGCATCGCCGTGAATCGGCACGCGTTCTTGAGTGATATTGCTTTGCATGAAAGTCTCCTAGCCGGAGGGCGCGATAAATCGCGCCCCTACTTTGCGCCCTCTGCGTTCTTTGCGGTTAAATTTCCGAATCCGAATCGTCCATTCAATTCAACTTCCTCAGCTTCTGCAAACTGCGCAGTTCGCGCGGCGGCTGCAGGCGCTGCCCCATGATCGTCCACGATACTTCGCCGACATAAATATCGCCGCGCGAATCGATGGCGATGCCGTGCGGCGCGATGAATTGGCCGGGCTTCTCGCCGGCGAAGATATCGCCGAGACGCGCCAGCCGCTTGCGTTTCTTGTCGTAGATATCGACGCGGTTGCCGAGATTCGGCGCGTTCAGGTTCACGCCCAGTCCAGGTCCGAGTTCGCCGACGTAGCAGAGCGGATCTTTCTTGGTCGTGTCCATGTAGAGCGCGCAGGGACGATGCATGTTGTTCCACTGGGTTTCGTATTTGCCGTTGCCGTCGAACACCTGCACGCGGTTGTTCTCCCGATCAGCGACGTAAACCCAACCGTCTTTGTCGGTGACGATGTTGTGGACGATGTTGAATTGCCCCGGATCGGAGCCCGACTCGCCCCACGACAGCAATAATTTTCCATCTGGCGAATATTTGTGCACCCGCGAGTTGCCGTAG
This window contains:
- a CDS encoding DUF427 domain-containing protein produces the protein MQSNITQERVPIHGDAGHWLHISQSPRNVRVYFGGEVIASSKRAKLVREAEVLPAYYFPREDVRADLFIASGQRSDCPIKGAASYWSIGAGGKLAEKAVWSYTNPSPAARAITDHFAFEWPKMDKWMEEEEELYKHARDPYKRVDALPSSRHVRVVIDGQTVAETRRPYLVFETNHPVRYYIPQEDVRMELLVASATTSRCPYKGPASYWSVRLGNETFNDLVWGYLETIPECPKIKGLLSFFHEQGCDIYVDGELVERPQTKWARPLRS